From the Calonectris borealis chromosome 4, bCalBor7.hap1.2, whole genome shotgun sequence genome, one window contains:
- the SRD5A3 gene encoding polyprenal reductase, whose protein sequence is MLAVLGAGWALLAAAFLAALLLRRRAAARRPGGGVVSGLFQDLIRYGKTKRGCGQRPAWLRLLQVPKRWFTHFYVVSVLWNGFLLIWLFQAEFLGGLLPSWIQYMHRALGRDSQSEDVDSEHFSALLVLLLLWLHSCRRLAECLWTSVFSNGVIHIVQYCFGLGYYIAVGSTVLCQVPTNIRNGEELSVQICWYHIVGVMMYIWASLHQHRCLVILANLRKSKSGKVVSLSHSVPFGDWFERVSCPHYFAELLIYVSMAVTLGFHNMTWWCVVMYVLFNQALAAVLCHEFYQKNFSSYPKHRKAFIPFVF, encoded by the exons atgcTGGCGGTGCTGGGCGCCGGCTGGGCCCTGCTGGCCGCCGCCTTCCTGGCGgcgctgctgctgcggcggcgggccgcggcgcggcggcccggcggcggcgtcGTCTCCGGCCTCTTCCAGGATCTCATTCGCTACGGGAAGACGAAGCGCGGCTGCGGGCAGCGCCCGGCCTGGCTGCGCCTGCTCCAGGTGCCCAAGAG GTGGTTTACTCACTTCTACGTGGTTTCTGTGCTCTGGAACGGTTTTCTGCTGATCTGGCTTTTCCAAGCTGAGTTCCTCGGAGGGTTGCTCCCATCATGGATTCAGTACATGCACCGTGCTCTTGGCAGAGATTCTCAGAGTGAGGACGTGG ATAGCGAGCACTTCTCTGCACTCCTGgttctcctgctgctctggctgcaTAGCTGTCGAAGACTTGCAGAATGCCTCTGGACCAGCGTGTTTTCCAATGGCGTCATTCATATCGTGCAGTATTGCTTTGGACTTGGTTACTACATTGCTGTTGGCTCAACTGTGCTATGTCAAGTGCCTACTAACATCAGGAATG GAGAAGAGCTTTCTGTGCAGATCTGCTGGTATCACATTGTTGGAGTTATGATGTACATTTGGGCCTCTCTTCACCAACACAGATGTCTTGTGATTCTAGCTAACCTTAGAAAAAGTAAATCAG GAAAGGTCGTAAGTCTGAGCCACAGTGTACCTTTTGGAGACTGGTTTGAGAGAGTTTCTTGCCCTCATTATTTTGCAGAGCTCCTCATATATGTATCTATGGCCGTCACGCTTGGATTTCACAACATGACATGGTGGTGTGTAGTGATGTATGTTCTTTTTAACCAGGCACTGGCTGCTGTTTTGTGTCACGAGTTCTATCAGAAAAACTTTAGCTCCTATCCAAAGCATCGAAAAGCATTTATACCATTTGTTTTTTAG